One Betta splendens chromosome 16, fBetSpl5.4, whole genome shotgun sequence genomic window carries:
- the tcea3 gene encoding transcription elongation factor A protein 3 isoform X7 has protein sequence MTREEDLIRIAKKLDKMVSRNNTEGAMDLLKELKGFNMTLQLLQETRIGMSVNGIRKHCTDEEVIALAKVLIKDWKRLLDSGHSHSEQSTKMKNGLDSVPPNGSASETHSRKDSSESKPVKRHSTDSRPDRRESTDSKKSSSPPAKKLTGERRESHGSKASHPPQRKPSTDAAERKGKSEAPKTPTTPTSPMSPGFSSAGGPLPPHLSTGDSVRDKCIEMLAAALRTDNDYKEFGANCDSMAAEIEDHIYQESKATDMKYKNRVRSRISNLKDPKNPGLRKNVLAGSIDLSRIATMSAEEMASDELKQLRNVITQEAIREHQMAKTGGTTTDLLQCSKCRKKNCTYNQVQTRSADEPMTTFVLCNECGNRWKFC, from the exons ATGACGCGTGAGGAGGACCTCATCCGGATTGCAAAGAAACTGGACAAGATGGTGTCTAGAAATAACACG gaGGGCGCCATGGACCTGCTGAAGGAACTGAAAGGGTTCAACATGACACTTCAACTTCTCCAA gaaACAAGAATTGGCATGTCTGTGAATGGTATCAGGAAGCACTGCACAGATGAGGAAGTCATCGCCCTGGCAAAGGTCCTCATCAAAGACTGGAAAAGACTGCTGG ACTCAGGCCATTCTCACTCTGAGCAATCGACTAAAATGAAGAACGGCCTCGACTCCGTGCCTCCAAACGGCTCGGCCTCTGAGACGCACAGCAG AAAGGACTCGAGCGAGTCGAAGCCTGTAAAACGCCACTCGACCGACTCCAGACCGGACAG GCGGGAGTCCACCGATTCGAAGAAAAGCAGCTCGCCACCAGCCAAGAAGCTGACGGGGGAACG GAGGGAGTCCCACGGCTCGAAGGCGTCTCATCCTCCACAGAGGAAGCCGTCGACCGACGCCGCCGAACG GAAAGGAAAATCGGAAGCCCCCAAAACCCCCACCACCCCAACCAGCCCCATGTCCCCCGGCTTCAGCTCCGCAGGGGGTCCTCTGCCCCCTCACCTGTCCACCGGCGACTCCGTCAGAGACAAGTGCATCGAGATGCTGGCGGCCGCCCTGCGCACAGACA ACGACTACAAAGAGTTCGGAGCCAACTGCGACAGCATGGCCGCCGAGATTGAAGATCATATC TACCAGGAGTCAAAGGCCACCgacatgaaatataaaaaccgGGTCCGCAGTCGCATCAGCAATTTGAAGGATCCCAAAAACCCCGGCCTTCGGAAAAACGTGCTCGCAGGGAGCATCGACCTGAGCCGCATCGCCACCATGTCGGCCGAG GAAATGGCCAGCGAcgagctgaagcagctgaggaaCGTGATCACGCAGGAGGCCATCAGGGAGCATCAGATGGCCAAAACGGGCGGCACCACCACCGACCTGCTGCAGTGCAGCAAGTGCAGGAAGAAGAACTGCACCTACAACCAG gtgcagACGCGCAGTGCTGATGAGCCCATGACCACATTCGTCCTGTGTAATGAATGTGGCAACCGCTGGAAG TTCTGCTGA
- the tcea3 gene encoding transcription elongation factor A protein 3 isoform X3, whose protein sequence is MDLLKELKGFNMTLQLLQETRIGMSVNGIRKHCTDEEVIALAKVLIKDWKRLLDSGHSHSEQSTKMKNGLDSVPPNGSASETHSSHKTLDVKAKHDSDPDKKHSEKNRKEKHTDEDKPPKGADVPKDDKHPDKARNGKQTQERAEDEQKPGHAHDAQPQPQPQPQPQPRRDRQTEDAKTARQAEEKPSEDPRRHGGADDKAGEETRAERPLDASQRERPAGERAADAHRPPFERRGVLDSSVLYPGRLPPPPRPHRPPHPAKRPSVDARKDRKDDKDPSSHTPPPRAARPASPPAKRPALDVRKERKLPPDPNAPIAPLPLHLHPPPAPRKEAPDPNAPLPPLPLHLHPPPPPPKRPSLDGKKEKEKSGKEPSHSQPPSQKKTSDTKKDRKDPSESKVSKKHSDEATKERKDSSDSKTQPHKKSSLDVKKEKHRKDSSESKPVKRHSTDSRPDRRESTDSKKSSSPPAKKLTGERRESHGSKASHPPQRKPSTDAAERKGKSEAPKTPTTPTSPMSPGFSSAGGPLPPHLSTGDSVRDKCIEMLAAALRTDNDYKEFGANCDSMAAEIEDHIYQESKATDMKYKNRVRSRISNLKDPKNPGLRKNVLAGSIDLSRIATMSAEEMASDELKQLRNVITQEAIREHQMAKTGGTTTDLLQCSKCRKKNCTYNQVQTRSADEPMTTFVLCNECGNRWKFC, encoded by the exons ATGGACCTGCTGAAGGAACTGAAAGGGTTCAACATGACACTTCAACTTCTCCAA gaaACAAGAATTGGCATGTCTGTGAATGGTATCAGGAAGCACTGCACAGATGAGGAAGTCATCGCCCTGGCAAAGGTCCTCATCAAAGACTGGAAAAGACTGCTGG ACTCAGGCCATTCTCACTCTGAGCAATCGACTAAAATGAAGAACGGCCTCGACTCCGTGCCTCCAAACGGCTCGGCCTCTGAGACGCACAGCAG TCACAAGACACTGGATGTCAAAGCGAAACATGATTCAGATCCTGACAAAAAACACTCTGAAaagaacaggaaagaaaaacacacagatgaggaCAAACCCCCAAAAGGAGCAGATGTCCCCAAGGACGACAAACACCCGGACAAGGCTCGCAACGGTAAACAGACCCAGGAAAGGGCTGAGGACGAGCAGAAGCCGGGGCATGCGCACGAtgcgcagccgcagccgcagccgcagccgcagccgcagccgaggagagacaggcagacggaAGACGCGAAGACAGCGAGACAAGCGGAGGAGAAGCCCTCGGAGGATCCGAGGAGACACGGCGGCGCCGATGACAAGGCCGGGGAGGAAACCCGAGCGGAGAGGCCCTTGGACGCGTCGCAGCGAGAGAGGCcggcgggcgagcgagccgcCGACGCTCACCGGCCGCCGTTCGAAAG gagaGGTGTCCTGGACAGCAGCGTTCTGTACCCCGgccgcctccccccccccccgcggccCCACCGGCCCCCCCACCCGGCCAAGCGGCCCAGCGTGGACGCTAGAAAGGACAG GAAGGACGATAAAGACCCGTCCTCCcacacccctcccccccgcgCCGCCCGGCCCGCCTCCCCGCCGGCTAAGCGGCCGGCGTTGGACGTCAGGAAGGAGAG GAAACTTCCTCCGGACCCAAATGCTCCAatagctcctcttcctcttcatcttcatccccCTCCTGCACCAAG AAAAGAGGCTCCCGACCCCAACGCGCCGCTTCCTCCGCTCCCTCTTCACCTtcaccctccgcctcctcccccgaAGCGACCCTCACTAGATgggaagaaggagaaagagaagtcCGG GAAGGAGCCGTCCCATTCTCAACCTCCTTCACAGAAGAAGACGTCAGACACGAAGAAAGACAG GAAAGACCCGTCTGAGAGCAAAGTGTCTAAAAAACACTCCGATGAAGCCACGAAAGAGAG GAAAGATTCCTCTGACTCTAAAACACAGCCGCACAAAAAGTCCAGTTTGgatgtgaaaaaagaaaaacacag AAAGGACTCGAGCGAGTCGAAGCCTGTAAAACGCCACTCGACCGACTCCAGACCGGACAG GCGGGAGTCCACCGATTCGAAGAAAAGCAGCTCGCCACCAGCCAAGAAGCTGACGGGGGAACG GAGGGAGTCCCACGGCTCGAAGGCGTCTCATCCTCCACAGAGGAAGCCGTCGACCGACGCCGCCGAACG GAAAGGAAAATCGGAAGCCCCCAAAACCCCCACCACCCCAACCAGCCCCATGTCCCCCGGCTTCAGCTCCGCAGGGGGTCCTCTGCCCCCTCACCTGTCCACCGGCGACTCCGTCAGAGACAAGTGCATCGAGATGCTGGCGGCCGCCCTGCGCACAGACA ACGACTACAAAGAGTTCGGAGCCAACTGCGACAGCATGGCCGCCGAGATTGAAGATCATATC TACCAGGAGTCAAAGGCCACCgacatgaaatataaaaaccgGGTCCGCAGTCGCATCAGCAATTTGAAGGATCCCAAAAACCCCGGCCTTCGGAAAAACGTGCTCGCAGGGAGCATCGACCTGAGCCGCATCGCCACCATGTCGGCCGAG GAAATGGCCAGCGAcgagctgaagcagctgaggaaCGTGATCACGCAGGAGGCCATCAGGGAGCATCAGATGGCCAAAACGGGCGGCACCACCACCGACCTGCTGCAGTGCAGCAAGTGCAGGAAGAAGAACTGCACCTACAACCAG gtgcagACGCGCAGTGCTGATGAGCCCATGACCACATTCGTCCTGTGTAATGAATGTGGCAACCGCTGGAAG TTCTGCTGA
- the tcea3 gene encoding transcription elongation factor A protein 3 isoform X1 produces MTREEDLIRIAKKLDKMVSRNNTEGAMDLLKELKGFNMTLQLLQETRIGMSVNGIRKHCTDEEVIALAKVLIKDWKRLLDSGHSHSEQSTKMKNGLDSVPPNGSASETHSSHKTLDVKAKHDSDPDKKHSEKNRKEKHTDEDKPPKGADVPKDDKHPDKARNGKQTQERAEDEQKPGHAHDAQPQPQPQPQPQPRRDRQTEDAKTARQAEEKPSEDPRRHGGADDKAGEETRAERPLDASQRERPAGERAADAHRPPFERRGVLDSSVLYPGRLPPPPRPHRPPHPAKRPSVDARKDRKDDKDPSSHTPPPRAARPASPPAKRPALDVRKERKLPPDPNAPIAPLPLHLHPPPAPRKEAPDPNAPLPPLPLHLHPPPPPPKRPSLDGKKEKEKSGKEPSHSQPPSQKKTSDTKKDRKDPSESKVSKKHSDEATKERKDSSDSKTQPHKKSSLDVKKEKHRKDSSESKPVKRHSTDSRPDRRESTDSKKSSSPPAKKLTGERRESHGSKASHPPQRKPSTDAAERKGKSEAPKTPTTPTSPMSPGFSSAGGPLPPHLSTGDSVRDKCIEMLAAALRTDNDYKEFGANCDSMAAEIEDHIYQESKATDMKYKNRVRSRISNLKDPKNPGLRKNVLAGSIDLSRIATMSAEEMASDELKQLRNVITQEAIREHQMAKTGGTTTDLLQCSKCRKKNCTYNQVQTRSADEPMTTFVLCNECGNRWKFC; encoded by the exons ATGACGCGTGAGGAGGACCTCATCCGGATTGCAAAGAAACTGGACAAGATGGTGTCTAGAAATAACACG gaGGGCGCCATGGACCTGCTGAAGGAACTGAAAGGGTTCAACATGACACTTCAACTTCTCCAA gaaACAAGAATTGGCATGTCTGTGAATGGTATCAGGAAGCACTGCACAGATGAGGAAGTCATCGCCCTGGCAAAGGTCCTCATCAAAGACTGGAAAAGACTGCTGG ACTCAGGCCATTCTCACTCTGAGCAATCGACTAAAATGAAGAACGGCCTCGACTCCGTGCCTCCAAACGGCTCGGCCTCTGAGACGCACAGCAG TCACAAGACACTGGATGTCAAAGCGAAACATGATTCAGATCCTGACAAAAAACACTCTGAAaagaacaggaaagaaaaacacacagatgaggaCAAACCCCCAAAAGGAGCAGATGTCCCCAAGGACGACAAACACCCGGACAAGGCTCGCAACGGTAAACAGACCCAGGAAAGGGCTGAGGACGAGCAGAAGCCGGGGCATGCGCACGAtgcgcagccgcagccgcagccgcagccgcagccgcagccgaggagagacaggcagacggaAGACGCGAAGACAGCGAGACAAGCGGAGGAGAAGCCCTCGGAGGATCCGAGGAGACACGGCGGCGCCGATGACAAGGCCGGGGAGGAAACCCGAGCGGAGAGGCCCTTGGACGCGTCGCAGCGAGAGAGGCcggcgggcgagcgagccgcCGACGCTCACCGGCCGCCGTTCGAAAG gagaGGTGTCCTGGACAGCAGCGTTCTGTACCCCGgccgcctccccccccccccgcggccCCACCGGCCCCCCCACCCGGCCAAGCGGCCCAGCGTGGACGCTAGAAAGGACAG GAAGGACGATAAAGACCCGTCCTCCcacacccctcccccccgcgCCGCCCGGCCCGCCTCCCCGCCGGCTAAGCGGCCGGCGTTGGACGTCAGGAAGGAGAG GAAACTTCCTCCGGACCCAAATGCTCCAatagctcctcttcctcttcatcttcatccccCTCCTGCACCAAG AAAAGAGGCTCCCGACCCCAACGCGCCGCTTCCTCCGCTCCCTCTTCACCTtcaccctccgcctcctcccccgaAGCGACCCTCACTAGATgggaagaaggagaaagagaagtcCGG GAAGGAGCCGTCCCATTCTCAACCTCCTTCACAGAAGAAGACGTCAGACACGAAGAAAGACAG GAAAGACCCGTCTGAGAGCAAAGTGTCTAAAAAACACTCCGATGAAGCCACGAAAGAGAG GAAAGATTCCTCTGACTCTAAAACACAGCCGCACAAAAAGTCCAGTTTGgatgtgaaaaaagaaaaacacag AAAGGACTCGAGCGAGTCGAAGCCTGTAAAACGCCACTCGACCGACTCCAGACCGGACAG GCGGGAGTCCACCGATTCGAAGAAAAGCAGCTCGCCACCAGCCAAGAAGCTGACGGGGGAACG GAGGGAGTCCCACGGCTCGAAGGCGTCTCATCCTCCACAGAGGAAGCCGTCGACCGACGCCGCCGAACG GAAAGGAAAATCGGAAGCCCCCAAAACCCCCACCACCCCAACCAGCCCCATGTCCCCCGGCTTCAGCTCCGCAGGGGGTCCTCTGCCCCCTCACCTGTCCACCGGCGACTCCGTCAGAGACAAGTGCATCGAGATGCTGGCGGCCGCCCTGCGCACAGACA ACGACTACAAAGAGTTCGGAGCCAACTGCGACAGCATGGCCGCCGAGATTGAAGATCATATC TACCAGGAGTCAAAGGCCACCgacatgaaatataaaaaccgGGTCCGCAGTCGCATCAGCAATTTGAAGGATCCCAAAAACCCCGGCCTTCGGAAAAACGTGCTCGCAGGGAGCATCGACCTGAGCCGCATCGCCACCATGTCGGCCGAG GAAATGGCCAGCGAcgagctgaagcagctgaggaaCGTGATCACGCAGGAGGCCATCAGGGAGCATCAGATGGCCAAAACGGGCGGCACCACCACCGACCTGCTGCAGTGCAGCAAGTGCAGGAAGAAGAACTGCACCTACAACCAG gtgcagACGCGCAGTGCTGATGAGCCCATGACCACATTCGTCCTGTGTAATGAATGTGGCAACCGCTGGAAG TTCTGCTGA
- the tcea3 gene encoding transcription elongation factor A protein 3 isoform X2 — translation MTREEDLIRIAKKLDKMVSRNNTEGAMDLLKELKGFNMTLQLLQETRIGMSVNGIRKHCTDEEVIALAKVLIKDWKRLLDSGHSHSEQSTKMKNGLDSVPPNGSASETHSRKEKHTDEDKPPKGADVPKDDKHPDKARNGKQTQERAEDEQKPGHAHDAQPQPQPQPQPQPRRDRQTEDAKTARQAEEKPSEDPRRHGGADDKAGEETRAERPLDASQRERPAGERAADAHRPPFERRGVLDSSVLYPGRLPPPPRPHRPPHPAKRPSVDARKDRKDDKDPSSHTPPPRAARPASPPAKRPALDVRKERKLPPDPNAPIAPLPLHLHPPPAPRKEAPDPNAPLPPLPLHLHPPPPPPKRPSLDGKKEKEKSGKEPSHSQPPSQKKTSDTKKDRKDPSESKVSKKHSDEATKERKDSSDSKTQPHKKSSLDVKKEKHRKDSSESKPVKRHSTDSRPDRRESTDSKKSSSPPAKKLTGERRESHGSKASHPPQRKPSTDAAERKGKSEAPKTPTTPTSPMSPGFSSAGGPLPPHLSTGDSVRDKCIEMLAAALRTDNDYKEFGANCDSMAAEIEDHIYQESKATDMKYKNRVRSRISNLKDPKNPGLRKNVLAGSIDLSRIATMSAEEMASDELKQLRNVITQEAIREHQMAKTGGTTTDLLQCSKCRKKNCTYNQVQTRSADEPMTTFVLCNECGNRWKFC, via the exons ATGACGCGTGAGGAGGACCTCATCCGGATTGCAAAGAAACTGGACAAGATGGTGTCTAGAAATAACACG gaGGGCGCCATGGACCTGCTGAAGGAACTGAAAGGGTTCAACATGACACTTCAACTTCTCCAA gaaACAAGAATTGGCATGTCTGTGAATGGTATCAGGAAGCACTGCACAGATGAGGAAGTCATCGCCCTGGCAAAGGTCCTCATCAAAGACTGGAAAAGACTGCTGG ACTCAGGCCATTCTCACTCTGAGCAATCGACTAAAATGAAGAACGGCCTCGACTCCGTGCCTCCAAACGGCTCGGCCTCTGAGACGCACAGCAG gaaagaaaaacacacagatgaggaCAAACCCCCAAAAGGAGCAGATGTCCCCAAGGACGACAAACACCCGGACAAGGCTCGCAACGGTAAACAGACCCAGGAAAGGGCTGAGGACGAGCAGAAGCCGGGGCATGCGCACGAtgcgcagccgcagccgcagccgcagccgcagccgcagccgaggagagacaggcagacggaAGACGCGAAGACAGCGAGACAAGCGGAGGAGAAGCCCTCGGAGGATCCGAGGAGACACGGCGGCGCCGATGACAAGGCCGGGGAGGAAACCCGAGCGGAGAGGCCCTTGGACGCGTCGCAGCGAGAGAGGCcggcgggcgagcgagccgcCGACGCTCACCGGCCGCCGTTCGAAAG gagaGGTGTCCTGGACAGCAGCGTTCTGTACCCCGgccgcctccccccccccccgcggccCCACCGGCCCCCCCACCCGGCCAAGCGGCCCAGCGTGGACGCTAGAAAGGACAG GAAGGACGATAAAGACCCGTCCTCCcacacccctcccccccgcgCCGCCCGGCCCGCCTCCCCGCCGGCTAAGCGGCCGGCGTTGGACGTCAGGAAGGAGAG GAAACTTCCTCCGGACCCAAATGCTCCAatagctcctcttcctcttcatcttcatccccCTCCTGCACCAAG AAAAGAGGCTCCCGACCCCAACGCGCCGCTTCCTCCGCTCCCTCTTCACCTtcaccctccgcctcctcccccgaAGCGACCCTCACTAGATgggaagaaggagaaagagaagtcCGG GAAGGAGCCGTCCCATTCTCAACCTCCTTCACAGAAGAAGACGTCAGACACGAAGAAAGACAG GAAAGACCCGTCTGAGAGCAAAGTGTCTAAAAAACACTCCGATGAAGCCACGAAAGAGAG GAAAGATTCCTCTGACTCTAAAACACAGCCGCACAAAAAGTCCAGTTTGgatgtgaaaaaagaaaaacacag AAAGGACTCGAGCGAGTCGAAGCCTGTAAAACGCCACTCGACCGACTCCAGACCGGACAG GCGGGAGTCCACCGATTCGAAGAAAAGCAGCTCGCCACCAGCCAAGAAGCTGACGGGGGAACG GAGGGAGTCCCACGGCTCGAAGGCGTCTCATCCTCCACAGAGGAAGCCGTCGACCGACGCCGCCGAACG GAAAGGAAAATCGGAAGCCCCCAAAACCCCCACCACCCCAACCAGCCCCATGTCCCCCGGCTTCAGCTCCGCAGGGGGTCCTCTGCCCCCTCACCTGTCCACCGGCGACTCCGTCAGAGACAAGTGCATCGAGATGCTGGCGGCCGCCCTGCGCACAGACA ACGACTACAAAGAGTTCGGAGCCAACTGCGACAGCATGGCCGCCGAGATTGAAGATCATATC TACCAGGAGTCAAAGGCCACCgacatgaaatataaaaaccgGGTCCGCAGTCGCATCAGCAATTTGAAGGATCCCAAAAACCCCGGCCTTCGGAAAAACGTGCTCGCAGGGAGCATCGACCTGAGCCGCATCGCCACCATGTCGGCCGAG GAAATGGCCAGCGAcgagctgaagcagctgaggaaCGTGATCACGCAGGAGGCCATCAGGGAGCATCAGATGGCCAAAACGGGCGGCACCACCACCGACCTGCTGCAGTGCAGCAAGTGCAGGAAGAAGAACTGCACCTACAACCAG gtgcagACGCGCAGTGCTGATGAGCCCATGACCACATTCGTCCTGTGTAATGAATGTGGCAACCGCTGGAAG TTCTGCTGA
- the tcea3 gene encoding transcription elongation factor A protein 3 isoform X4, producing MTREEDLIRIAKKLDKMVSRNNTEGAMDLLKELKGFNMTLQLLQETRIGMSVNGIRKHCTDEEVIALAKVLIKDWKRLLDSGHSHSEQSTKMKNGLDSVPPNGSASETHSSHKTLDVKAKHDSDPDKKHSEKNRKEKHTDEDKPPKGADVPKDDKHPDKARNGKQTQERAEDEQKPGHAHDAQPQPQPQPQPQPRRDRQTEDAKTARQAEEKPSEDPRRHGGADDKAGEETRAERPLDASQRERPAGERAADAHRPPFERKDSSDSKTQPHKKSSLDVKKEKHRKDSSESKPVKRHSTDSRPDRRESTDSKKSSSPPAKKLTGERRESHGSKASHPPQRKPSTDAAERKGKSEAPKTPTTPTSPMSPGFSSAGGPLPPHLSTGDSVRDKCIEMLAAALRTDNDYKEFGANCDSMAAEIEDHIYQESKATDMKYKNRVRSRISNLKDPKNPGLRKNVLAGSIDLSRIATMSAEEMASDELKQLRNVITQEAIREHQMAKTGGTTTDLLQCSKCRKKNCTYNQVQTRSADEPMTTFVLCNECGNRWKFC from the exons ATGACGCGTGAGGAGGACCTCATCCGGATTGCAAAGAAACTGGACAAGATGGTGTCTAGAAATAACACG gaGGGCGCCATGGACCTGCTGAAGGAACTGAAAGGGTTCAACATGACACTTCAACTTCTCCAA gaaACAAGAATTGGCATGTCTGTGAATGGTATCAGGAAGCACTGCACAGATGAGGAAGTCATCGCCCTGGCAAAGGTCCTCATCAAAGACTGGAAAAGACTGCTGG ACTCAGGCCATTCTCACTCTGAGCAATCGACTAAAATGAAGAACGGCCTCGACTCCGTGCCTCCAAACGGCTCGGCCTCTGAGACGCACAGCAG TCACAAGACACTGGATGTCAAAGCGAAACATGATTCAGATCCTGACAAAAAACACTCTGAAaagaacaggaaagaaaaacacacagatgaggaCAAACCCCCAAAAGGAGCAGATGTCCCCAAGGACGACAAACACCCGGACAAGGCTCGCAACGGTAAACAGACCCAGGAAAGGGCTGAGGACGAGCAGAAGCCGGGGCATGCGCACGAtgcgcagccgcagccgcagccgcagccgcagccgcagccgaggagagacaggcagacggaAGACGCGAAGACAGCGAGACAAGCGGAGGAGAAGCCCTCGGAGGATCCGAGGAGACACGGCGGCGCCGATGACAAGGCCGGGGAGGAAACCCGAGCGGAGAGGCCCTTGGACGCGTCGCAGCGAGAGAGGCcggcgggcgagcgagccgcCGACGCTCACCGGCCGCCGTTCGAAAG GAAAGATTCCTCTGACTCTAAAACACAGCCGCACAAAAAGTCCAGTTTGgatgtgaaaaaagaaaaacacag AAAGGACTCGAGCGAGTCGAAGCCTGTAAAACGCCACTCGACCGACTCCAGACCGGACAG GCGGGAGTCCACCGATTCGAAGAAAAGCAGCTCGCCACCAGCCAAGAAGCTGACGGGGGAACG GAGGGAGTCCCACGGCTCGAAGGCGTCTCATCCTCCACAGAGGAAGCCGTCGACCGACGCCGCCGAACG GAAAGGAAAATCGGAAGCCCCCAAAACCCCCACCACCCCAACCAGCCCCATGTCCCCCGGCTTCAGCTCCGCAGGGGGTCCTCTGCCCCCTCACCTGTCCACCGGCGACTCCGTCAGAGACAAGTGCATCGAGATGCTGGCGGCCGCCCTGCGCACAGACA ACGACTACAAAGAGTTCGGAGCCAACTGCGACAGCATGGCCGCCGAGATTGAAGATCATATC TACCAGGAGTCAAAGGCCACCgacatgaaatataaaaaccgGGTCCGCAGTCGCATCAGCAATTTGAAGGATCCCAAAAACCCCGGCCTTCGGAAAAACGTGCTCGCAGGGAGCATCGACCTGAGCCGCATCGCCACCATGTCGGCCGAG GAAATGGCCAGCGAcgagctgaagcagctgaggaaCGTGATCACGCAGGAGGCCATCAGGGAGCATCAGATGGCCAAAACGGGCGGCACCACCACCGACCTGCTGCAGTGCAGCAAGTGCAGGAAGAAGAACTGCACCTACAACCAG gtgcagACGCGCAGTGCTGATGAGCCCATGACCACATTCGTCCTGTGTAATGAATGTGGCAACCGCTGGAAG TTCTGCTGA
- the tcea3 gene encoding transcription elongation factor A protein 3 isoform X5, which translates to MTREEDLIRIAKKLDKMVSRNNTEGAMDLLKELKGFNMTLQLLQETRIGMSVNGIRKHCTDEEVIALAKVLIKDWKRLLDSGHSHSEQSTKMKNGLDSVPPNGSASETHSSHKTLDVKAKHDSDPDKKHSEKNRKEKHTDEDKPPKGADVPKDDKHPDKARNGKQTQERAEDEQKPGHAHDAQPQPQPQPQPQPRRDRQTEDAKTARQAEEKPSEDPRRHGGADDKAGEETRAERPLDASQRERPAGERAADAHRPPFERKDSSESKPVKRHSTDSRPDRRESTDSKKSSSPPAKKLTGERRESHGSKASHPPQRKPSTDAAERKGKSEAPKTPTTPTSPMSPGFSSAGGPLPPHLSTGDSVRDKCIEMLAAALRTDNDYKEFGANCDSMAAEIEDHIYQESKATDMKYKNRVRSRISNLKDPKNPGLRKNVLAGSIDLSRIATMSAEEMASDELKQLRNVITQEAIREHQMAKTGGTTTDLLQCSKCRKKNCTYNQVQTRSADEPMTTFVLCNECGNRWKFC; encoded by the exons ATGACGCGTGAGGAGGACCTCATCCGGATTGCAAAGAAACTGGACAAGATGGTGTCTAGAAATAACACG gaGGGCGCCATGGACCTGCTGAAGGAACTGAAAGGGTTCAACATGACACTTCAACTTCTCCAA gaaACAAGAATTGGCATGTCTGTGAATGGTATCAGGAAGCACTGCACAGATGAGGAAGTCATCGCCCTGGCAAAGGTCCTCATCAAAGACTGGAAAAGACTGCTGG ACTCAGGCCATTCTCACTCTGAGCAATCGACTAAAATGAAGAACGGCCTCGACTCCGTGCCTCCAAACGGCTCGGCCTCTGAGACGCACAGCAG TCACAAGACACTGGATGTCAAAGCGAAACATGATTCAGATCCTGACAAAAAACACTCTGAAaagaacaggaaagaaaaacacacagatgaggaCAAACCCCCAAAAGGAGCAGATGTCCCCAAGGACGACAAACACCCGGACAAGGCTCGCAACGGTAAACAGACCCAGGAAAGGGCTGAGGACGAGCAGAAGCCGGGGCATGCGCACGAtgcgcagccgcagccgcagccgcagccgcagccgcagccgaggagagacaggcagacggaAGACGCGAAGACAGCGAGACAAGCGGAGGAGAAGCCCTCGGAGGATCCGAGGAGACACGGCGGCGCCGATGACAAGGCCGGGGAGGAAACCCGAGCGGAGAGGCCCTTGGACGCGTCGCAGCGAGAGAGGCcggcgggcgagcgagccgcCGACGCTCACCGGCCGCCGTTCGAAAG AAAGGACTCGAGCGAGTCGAAGCCTGTAAAACGCCACTCGACCGACTCCAGACCGGACAG GCGGGAGTCCACCGATTCGAAGAAAAGCAGCTCGCCACCAGCCAAGAAGCTGACGGGGGAACG GAGGGAGTCCCACGGCTCGAAGGCGTCTCATCCTCCACAGAGGAAGCCGTCGACCGACGCCGCCGAACG GAAAGGAAAATCGGAAGCCCCCAAAACCCCCACCACCCCAACCAGCCCCATGTCCCCCGGCTTCAGCTCCGCAGGGGGTCCTCTGCCCCCTCACCTGTCCACCGGCGACTCCGTCAGAGACAAGTGCATCGAGATGCTGGCGGCCGCCCTGCGCACAGACA ACGACTACAAAGAGTTCGGAGCCAACTGCGACAGCATGGCCGCCGAGATTGAAGATCATATC TACCAGGAGTCAAAGGCCACCgacatgaaatataaaaaccgGGTCCGCAGTCGCATCAGCAATTTGAAGGATCCCAAAAACCCCGGCCTTCGGAAAAACGTGCTCGCAGGGAGCATCGACCTGAGCCGCATCGCCACCATGTCGGCCGAG GAAATGGCCAGCGAcgagctgaagcagctgaggaaCGTGATCACGCAGGAGGCCATCAGGGAGCATCAGATGGCCAAAACGGGCGGCACCACCACCGACCTGCTGCAGTGCAGCAAGTGCAGGAAGAAGAACTGCACCTACAACCAG gtgcagACGCGCAGTGCTGATGAGCCCATGACCACATTCGTCCTGTGTAATGAATGTGGCAACCGCTGGAAG TTCTGCTGA